Proteins from one Gossypium raimondii isolate GPD5lz chromosome 8, ASM2569854v1, whole genome shotgun sequence genomic window:
- the LOC105793023 gene encoding protein RRC1 isoform X4, producing the protein MGVIVTIQLHPVALMNSLMILILVENCLDRLMMVILKQQIFMLEISHQRFGPIASVKIMWPRTEEERRRQRNCGFVAFMNRADGQAAKDEMQGVVVYEYELKIGWGKSVALPSQALPAPPPGHMAIRSKEGSSIILSGPSGPPVTSVPNQNSELVLTPNVPDIMVPPPDDDHLRHVIDTMALYVLDGGCAFEQAIMERGRGNPLFSFLFELGSKEHTYYVWRLYSFAQGDTLQRWRTEPFIMITGSGRWVPPPLPTTRSPEHEKDYTATYAAGRSRWLEPERTLNDPQRDEFEDMLRALTLERSQIKEAMGFALDNADAAGEIVEVLTESLTLKETPIPTKVARLMLVSDILHNSSAPVKNASAYRTKFEATLPDIMESFNDLYRSVTGRITAEALKERVLKVLQVWSDWFLFSDAYVNGLRATFLRSGNSGVAHFHSICGNAPAIKNKISSEDAVNGIKANQDAALAMGKGAAMKELMDLPFAELERRCRHNGLSLVGGREIMVARLLSLEDAEKQRNYELDDELKLRSSSSRYLSGQRGANAEPESVGLSEWTCFGEDEIHSEHKVSVPLAETFPVPQPELKAFTKKDKTDPVLPASKWAREDDDSDDEEKRSTRLSSGSENAVDGPSKADELEFGTHMNTSAPSESAINEAQRKKLRRLEVALIEYRESLEERGTKNAEDIERRVAVHRKRLESEYGLTDSGEDTSGRKRRDRRDDARDSASKRHRSESRSESPPRKSSNRDRDRENGSEKEQERNRDRDRDRGRGQELESERGRERERDYREKSGSRERDDHDRDRARERDRRRRIN; encoded by the exons ATGGGCGTCATAGTGACAATTCAGCT CCATCCAGTCGCTTTGATGAACTCCCTGATGATTTTGATCCTAGTGGAAAACTGCCTGGATCGTTTGATGATGGTGATCCTCAAACAACAAATCTTTATGTTGGAAATCTCTCACCAAAG ATTTGGGCCTATTGCTAGTGTGAAGATTATGTGGCCTAGGACAGAGGAAGAGCGGCGACGGCAAAGAAATTGTGGCTTTGTAGCTTTCATGAATAGAGCTGATGGACAAGCTGCAAAAGATGAAATGCAAG GAGTTGTTGTATATGAATATGAGTTGAAAATCGGGTGGGGTAAATCTGTTGCTCTTCCATCACAAGCATTACCTGCTCCCCCACCTGGACACATGGCCATCAGGAGTAAGGAG GGTAGTTCTATAATCTTATCCGGTCCTTCAGGCCCACCAGTGACATCTGTTCCAAATCAGAACTCTGAATTG GTTCTTACACCAAATGTTCCAGATATAATGGTTCCACCCCCTGATGATGACCATCTTCGCCATGTCATTGATACAATGGCTCTTTATGTTCTTGATGGAGGATGTGCTTTTGAACAAGCTATTATGGAGAGGGGTCGTGGCAATCCTCTATTCAGCTTTTTGTTTGAGCTTGGCTCAAAGGAACATACTTACTATGTCTGGAGATTATATTCTTTCGCTCAG GGTGATACACTTCAAAGGTGGCGGACGGAACCTTTTATCATGATAACTGGTAGTGGAAG ATGGGTACCACCTCCTCTGCCAACTACAAGAAGTCCAGAGCATGAAAAGGACTACACTGCCACATATGCTGCAGGAAGAAGCAGG TGGCTGGAGCCAGAACGAACACTTAATGATCCTCAAAGGGATGAATTTGAGGATATGCTACGAGCCTTGACTTTAGAGAGGAGTCAGATTAAGGAAGCTATGGGATTTGCTTTGGATAATGCTGATGCTGCTGGGGAG ATAGTTGAAGTTTTGACCGAGTCCTTGACACTTAAAGAGACACCAATTCCGACTAAAGTTGCAAGGCTTATGCTCGTCTCTGACATCCTTCATAACAGCAGTGCTCCTGTTAAAAATGCATCTGCATACCGTACCAAATTTGAAGCAACGTTGCCTGATATAATGGAGAGCTTTAATGATTTGTACCGCAGTGTGACGGGAAGGATCACAGCCGAGGCCCTTAAG GAAAGGGTTCTGAAAGTGTTGCAAGTATGGTCAGACTGGTTTCTTTTTTCAGATGCATATGTGAATGGACTGCGAGCTACTTTTCTTCGATCAGGAAACTCTGGTGTGGCCCATTTTCATTCTATATGTGGTAATGCTCCagcaattaaaaataagattagTTCAGAAGATGCAGTTAATGGGATTAAGGCCAACCAAGATGCTGCTTTGGCAATGGGCAAAGGTGCAGCTATGAAGGAGCTAATGGATCTCCCATTTGCTGAGCTGGAGAGACGTTGTAGACATAATGGATTGTCTCTTGTTGGTGGTAGAGAAATAATGGTTGCTCGACTATTAAGTTTGGAAGATGCAGAAAAGCAGAGGAATTATGAACTAGATGATGAGCTGAAGCTTCGATCTAGTTCTAGTAGGTATCTTAGTGGTCAGAGAGGTGCAAATGCTGAGCCAGAGTCTGTGGGATTGTCTGAATGGACCTGTTTTGGAGAGGATGAGATCCATTCAGAACACAAAGTTTCTGTACCTTTGGCTGAAACCTTTCCAGTCCCACAGCCTGAACTAAAAGCATTCACGAAGAAAGATAAAACGGATCCTGTTTTGCCAGCCTCTAAATGGGCTAGAGAGGATGATGACAGTGATGATGAAGAAAAGAGAAGCACTCGGTTGTCTTCTGGAAGTGAGAATGCTGTTGATGGCCCTAGTAAGGCTGATGAATTGGAGTTTGGAACTCATATGAACACTTCAGCTCCATCTGAAAGTGCAATCAATGAAGCGCAGAG GAAGAAGTTGAGACGTTTGGAGGTTGCTTTGATAGAATATCGAGAATCCCTTGAGGAGCGGGGAACTAAAAATGCCGAGGATATTGAGAGAAGGGTTGCTGTTCACCGAAAACGGCTAGAATCTGAATATGGTTTAACAGATTCTGGTGAAGATACTTCAGGAAGAA AGAGGAGAGATAGGCGGGATGATGCACGTGACTCTGCAAGCAAGCGGCACCGCAGTGAAAGCCGAAGTGAGAGCCCTCCGCGGAAATCATCAAACAGAGACAGGGATAGAGAAAATGGTTCAGAAAAGGAGCAAGAAAGGAACAGGGATAGAGATAGGGATAGAGGTAGAGGTCAAGAACTGGAAAGTGAAAGGGGGAGAGAAAGGGAGCGAGACTATCGTGAAAAGAGTGGAAGCAGGGAAAGGGATGATCATGACAGGGATAGAGCCAGAGAGAGGGATAGGAGAAGGCGAATAAATTGA
- the LOC105793023 gene encoding protein RRC1 isoform X2, translated as MSSFSITRKKTPFQKHREEEEAKKKREEDETARLYEQFVASFQGDNAPGSKAFVRGGTINPNEKFKPDSEGEKAKDGVSVPKKGSRYVPSFIPPPLSAKGKESEKKEEERPKEKEKGKSRNIDHFMEELKHEQEMRERRNQDREHWRDGRHSDNSAPSSRFDELPDDFDPSGKLPGSFDDGDPQTTNLYVGNLSPKVDENFLLRTFGRFGPIASVKIMWPRTEEERRRQRNCGFVAFMNRADGQAAKDEMQGVVVYEYELKIGWGKSVALPSQALPAPPPGHMAIRSKEGSSIILSGPSGPPVTSVPNQNSELVLTPNVPDIMVPPPDDDHLRHVIDTMALYVLDGGCAFEQAIMERGRGNPLFSFLFELGSKEHTYYVWRLYSFAQGDTLQRWRTEPFIMITGSGRWVPPPLPTTRSPEHEKDYTATYAAGRSRWLEPERTLNDPQRDEFEDMLRALTLERSQIKEAMGFALDNADAAGEIVEVLTESLTLKETPIPTKVARLMLVSDILHNSSAPVKNASAYRTKFEATLPDIMESFNDLYRSVTGRITAEALKERVLKVLQVWSDWFLFSDAYVNGLRATFLRSGNSGVAHFHSICGNAPAIKNKISSEDAVNGIKANQDAALAMGKGAAMKELMDLPFAELERRCRHNGLSLVGGREIMVARLLSLEDAEKQRNYELDDELKLRSSSSRYLSGQRGANAEPESVGLSEWTCFGEDEIHSEHKVSVPLAETFPVPQPELKAFTKKDKTDPVLPASKWAREDDDSDDEEKRSTRLSSGSENAVDGPSKADELEFGTHMNTSAPSESAINEAQRKKLRRLEVALIEYRESLEERGTKNAEDIERRVAVHRKRLESEYGLTDSGEDTSGRKRRDRRDDARDSASKRHRSESRSESPPRKSSNRDRDRENGSEKEQERNRDRDRDRGRGQELESERGRERERDYREKSGSRERDDHDRDRARERDRRRRIN; from the exons ATGAGTTCATTTTCGATCACGCGCAAGAAAACTCCTTTCCAGAAGCACAGAGAAGAGGAGGAAGCCAAGAAGAAG AGGGAGGAGGATGAAACTGCTCGGTTATACGAGCAGTTCGTGGCTTCTTTTCAAGGAGACAATGCACCTGGGTCGAAGGCATTTGTTCGAGGTGGAACAATCAATCCCAATGAGAAATTCAAGCCCGATTCTGAAG GTGAAAAGGCCAAAGATGGGGTGTCTGTTCCAAAGAAGGGAAGTAG GTATGTTCCATCTTTCATACCACCTCCTTTGTCTGCCAAGGGAAAGGAATCTGAGAAGAAG GAGGAGGAGAGGCCAAAGGAAAAAGAGAAGGGGAAGTCTCGGAACATTGATCATTTTATGGAGGAGCTGAAGCATGAACAAGAAATGAGGGAGAGAAGAAATCAGGATCGTGAACATTGGCGTGATGGGCGTCATAGTGACAATTCAGCT CCATCCAGTCGCTTTGATGAACTCCCTGATGATTTTGATCCTAGTGGAAAACTGCCTGGATCGTTTGATGATGGTGATCCTCAAACAACAAATCTTTATGTTGGAAATCTCTCACCAAAG gttgatgaaaattttcttcttcgGACTTTTGGAAGATTTGGGCCTATTGCTAGTGTGAAGATTATGTGGCCTAGGACAGAGGAAGAGCGGCGACGGCAAAGAAATTGTGGCTTTGTAGCTTTCATGAATAGAGCTGATGGACAAGCTGCAAAAGATGAAATGCAAG GAGTTGTTGTATATGAATATGAGTTGAAAATCGGGTGGGGTAAATCTGTTGCTCTTCCATCACAAGCATTACCTGCTCCCCCACCTGGACACATGGCCATCAGGAGTAAGGAG GGTAGTTCTATAATCTTATCCGGTCCTTCAGGCCCACCAGTGACATCTGTTCCAAATCAGAACTCTGAATTG GTTCTTACACCAAATGTTCCAGATATAATGGTTCCACCCCCTGATGATGACCATCTTCGCCATGTCATTGATACAATGGCTCTTTATGTTCTTGATGGAGGATGTGCTTTTGAACAAGCTATTATGGAGAGGGGTCGTGGCAATCCTCTATTCAGCTTTTTGTTTGAGCTTGGCTCAAAGGAACATACTTACTATGTCTGGAGATTATATTCTTTCGCTCAG GGTGATACACTTCAAAGGTGGCGGACGGAACCTTTTATCATGATAACTGGTAGTGGAAG ATGGGTACCACCTCCTCTGCCAACTACAAGAAGTCCAGAGCATGAAAAGGACTACACTGCCACATATGCTGCAGGAAGAAGCAGG TGGCTGGAGCCAGAACGAACACTTAATGATCCTCAAAGGGATGAATTTGAGGATATGCTACGAGCCTTGACTTTAGAGAGGAGTCAGATTAAGGAAGCTATGGGATTTGCTTTGGATAATGCTGATGCTGCTGGGGAG ATAGTTGAAGTTTTGACCGAGTCCTTGACACTTAAAGAGACACCAATTCCGACTAAAGTTGCAAGGCTTATGCTCGTCTCTGACATCCTTCATAACAGCAGTGCTCCTGTTAAAAATGCATCTGCATACCGTACCAAATTTGAAGCAACGTTGCCTGATATAATGGAGAGCTTTAATGATTTGTACCGCAGTGTGACGGGAAGGATCACAGCCGAGGCCCTTAAG GAAAGGGTTCTGAAAGTGTTGCAAGTATGGTCAGACTGGTTTCTTTTTTCAGATGCATATGTGAATGGACTGCGAGCTACTTTTCTTCGATCAGGAAACTCTGGTGTGGCCCATTTTCATTCTATATGTGGTAATGCTCCagcaattaaaaataagattagTTCAGAAGATGCAGTTAATGGGATTAAGGCCAACCAAGATGCTGCTTTGGCAATGGGCAAAGGTGCAGCTATGAAGGAGCTAATGGATCTCCCATTTGCTGAGCTGGAGAGACGTTGTAGACATAATGGATTGTCTCTTGTTGGTGGTAGAGAAATAATGGTTGCTCGACTATTAAGTTTGGAAGATGCAGAAAAGCAGAGGAATTATGAACTAGATGATGAGCTGAAGCTTCGATCTAGTTCTAGTAGGTATCTTAGTGGTCAGAGAGGTGCAAATGCTGAGCCAGAGTCTGTGGGATTGTCTGAATGGACCTGTTTTGGAGAGGATGAGATCCATTCAGAACACAAAGTTTCTGTACCTTTGGCTGAAACCTTTCCAGTCCCACAGCCTGAACTAAAAGCATTCACGAAGAAAGATAAAACGGATCCTGTTTTGCCAGCCTCTAAATGGGCTAGAGAGGATGATGACAGTGATGATGAAGAAAAGAGAAGCACTCGGTTGTCTTCTGGAAGTGAGAATGCTGTTGATGGCCCTAGTAAGGCTGATGAATTGGAGTTTGGAACTCATATGAACACTTCAGCTCCATCTGAAAGTGCAATCAATGAAGCGCAGAG GAAGAAGTTGAGACGTTTGGAGGTTGCTTTGATAGAATATCGAGAATCCCTTGAGGAGCGGGGAACTAAAAATGCCGAGGATATTGAGAGAAGGGTTGCTGTTCACCGAAAACGGCTAGAATCTGAATATGGTTTAACAGATTCTGGTGAAGATACTTCAGGAAGAA AGAGGAGAGATAGGCGGGATGATGCACGTGACTCTGCAAGCAAGCGGCACCGCAGTGAAAGCCGAAGTGAGAGCCCTCCGCGGAAATCATCAAACAGAGACAGGGATAGAGAAAATGGTTCAGAAAAGGAGCAAGAAAGGAACAGGGATAGAGATAGGGATAGAGGTAGAGGTCAAGAACTGGAAAGTGAAAGGGGGAGAGAAAGGGAGCGAGACTATCGTGAAAAGAGTGGAAGCAGGGAAAGGGATGATCATGACAGGGATAGAGCCAGAGAGAGGGATAGGAGAAGGCGAATAAATTGA
- the LOC105793023 gene encoding protein RRC1 isoform X1: MSSFSITRKKTPFQKHREEEEAKKKREEDETARLYEQFVASFQGDNAPGSKAFVRGGTINPNEKFKPDSEGEKAKDGVSVPKKGSRYVPSFIPPPLSAKGKESEKKKEEERPKEKEKGKSRNIDHFMEELKHEQEMRERRNQDREHWRDGRHSDNSAPSSRFDELPDDFDPSGKLPGSFDDGDPQTTNLYVGNLSPKVDENFLLRTFGRFGPIASVKIMWPRTEEERRRQRNCGFVAFMNRADGQAAKDEMQGVVVYEYELKIGWGKSVALPSQALPAPPPGHMAIRSKEGSSIILSGPSGPPVTSVPNQNSELVLTPNVPDIMVPPPDDDHLRHVIDTMALYVLDGGCAFEQAIMERGRGNPLFSFLFELGSKEHTYYVWRLYSFAQGDTLQRWRTEPFIMITGSGRWVPPPLPTTRSPEHEKDYTATYAAGRSRWLEPERTLNDPQRDEFEDMLRALTLERSQIKEAMGFALDNADAAGEIVEVLTESLTLKETPIPTKVARLMLVSDILHNSSAPVKNASAYRTKFEATLPDIMESFNDLYRSVTGRITAEALKERVLKVLQVWSDWFLFSDAYVNGLRATFLRSGNSGVAHFHSICGNAPAIKNKISSEDAVNGIKANQDAALAMGKGAAMKELMDLPFAELERRCRHNGLSLVGGREIMVARLLSLEDAEKQRNYELDDELKLRSSSSRYLSGQRGANAEPESVGLSEWTCFGEDEIHSEHKVSVPLAETFPVPQPELKAFTKKDKTDPVLPASKWAREDDDSDDEEKRSTRLSSGSENAVDGPSKADELEFGTHMNTSAPSESAINEAQRKKLRRLEVALIEYRESLEERGTKNAEDIERRVAVHRKRLESEYGLTDSGEDTSGRKRRDRRDDARDSASKRHRSESRSESPPRKSSNRDRDRENGSEKEQERNRDRDRDRGRGQELESERGRERERDYREKSGSRERDDHDRDRARERDRRRRIN, encoded by the exons ATGAGTTCATTTTCGATCACGCGCAAGAAAACTCCTTTCCAGAAGCACAGAGAAGAGGAGGAAGCCAAGAAGAAG AGGGAGGAGGATGAAACTGCTCGGTTATACGAGCAGTTCGTGGCTTCTTTTCAAGGAGACAATGCACCTGGGTCGAAGGCATTTGTTCGAGGTGGAACAATCAATCCCAATGAGAAATTCAAGCCCGATTCTGAAG GTGAAAAGGCCAAAGATGGGGTGTCTGTTCCAAAGAAGGGAAGTAG GTATGTTCCATCTTTCATACCACCTCCTTTGTCTGCCAAGGGAAAGGAATCTGAGAAGAAG AAGGAGGAGGAGAGGCCAAAGGAAAAAGAGAAGGGGAAGTCTCGGAACATTGATCATTTTATGGAGGAGCTGAAGCATGAACAAGAAATGAGGGAGAGAAGAAATCAGGATCGTGAACATTGGCGTGATGGGCGTCATAGTGACAATTCAGCT CCATCCAGTCGCTTTGATGAACTCCCTGATGATTTTGATCCTAGTGGAAAACTGCCTGGATCGTTTGATGATGGTGATCCTCAAACAACAAATCTTTATGTTGGAAATCTCTCACCAAAG gttgatgaaaattttcttcttcgGACTTTTGGAAGATTTGGGCCTATTGCTAGTGTGAAGATTATGTGGCCTAGGACAGAGGAAGAGCGGCGACGGCAAAGAAATTGTGGCTTTGTAGCTTTCATGAATAGAGCTGATGGACAAGCTGCAAAAGATGAAATGCAAG GAGTTGTTGTATATGAATATGAGTTGAAAATCGGGTGGGGTAAATCTGTTGCTCTTCCATCACAAGCATTACCTGCTCCCCCACCTGGACACATGGCCATCAGGAGTAAGGAG GGTAGTTCTATAATCTTATCCGGTCCTTCAGGCCCACCAGTGACATCTGTTCCAAATCAGAACTCTGAATTG GTTCTTACACCAAATGTTCCAGATATAATGGTTCCACCCCCTGATGATGACCATCTTCGCCATGTCATTGATACAATGGCTCTTTATGTTCTTGATGGAGGATGTGCTTTTGAACAAGCTATTATGGAGAGGGGTCGTGGCAATCCTCTATTCAGCTTTTTGTTTGAGCTTGGCTCAAAGGAACATACTTACTATGTCTGGAGATTATATTCTTTCGCTCAG GGTGATACACTTCAAAGGTGGCGGACGGAACCTTTTATCATGATAACTGGTAGTGGAAG ATGGGTACCACCTCCTCTGCCAACTACAAGAAGTCCAGAGCATGAAAAGGACTACACTGCCACATATGCTGCAGGAAGAAGCAGG TGGCTGGAGCCAGAACGAACACTTAATGATCCTCAAAGGGATGAATTTGAGGATATGCTACGAGCCTTGACTTTAGAGAGGAGTCAGATTAAGGAAGCTATGGGATTTGCTTTGGATAATGCTGATGCTGCTGGGGAG ATAGTTGAAGTTTTGACCGAGTCCTTGACACTTAAAGAGACACCAATTCCGACTAAAGTTGCAAGGCTTATGCTCGTCTCTGACATCCTTCATAACAGCAGTGCTCCTGTTAAAAATGCATCTGCATACCGTACCAAATTTGAAGCAACGTTGCCTGATATAATGGAGAGCTTTAATGATTTGTACCGCAGTGTGACGGGAAGGATCACAGCCGAGGCCCTTAAG GAAAGGGTTCTGAAAGTGTTGCAAGTATGGTCAGACTGGTTTCTTTTTTCAGATGCATATGTGAATGGACTGCGAGCTACTTTTCTTCGATCAGGAAACTCTGGTGTGGCCCATTTTCATTCTATATGTGGTAATGCTCCagcaattaaaaataagattagTTCAGAAGATGCAGTTAATGGGATTAAGGCCAACCAAGATGCTGCTTTGGCAATGGGCAAAGGTGCAGCTATGAAGGAGCTAATGGATCTCCCATTTGCTGAGCTGGAGAGACGTTGTAGACATAATGGATTGTCTCTTGTTGGTGGTAGAGAAATAATGGTTGCTCGACTATTAAGTTTGGAAGATGCAGAAAAGCAGAGGAATTATGAACTAGATGATGAGCTGAAGCTTCGATCTAGTTCTAGTAGGTATCTTAGTGGTCAGAGAGGTGCAAATGCTGAGCCAGAGTCTGTGGGATTGTCTGAATGGACCTGTTTTGGAGAGGATGAGATCCATTCAGAACACAAAGTTTCTGTACCTTTGGCTGAAACCTTTCCAGTCCCACAGCCTGAACTAAAAGCATTCACGAAGAAAGATAAAACGGATCCTGTTTTGCCAGCCTCTAAATGGGCTAGAGAGGATGATGACAGTGATGATGAAGAAAAGAGAAGCACTCGGTTGTCTTCTGGAAGTGAGAATGCTGTTGATGGCCCTAGTAAGGCTGATGAATTGGAGTTTGGAACTCATATGAACACTTCAGCTCCATCTGAAAGTGCAATCAATGAAGCGCAGAG GAAGAAGTTGAGACGTTTGGAGGTTGCTTTGATAGAATATCGAGAATCCCTTGAGGAGCGGGGAACTAAAAATGCCGAGGATATTGAGAGAAGGGTTGCTGTTCACCGAAAACGGCTAGAATCTGAATATGGTTTAACAGATTCTGGTGAAGATACTTCAGGAAGAA AGAGGAGAGATAGGCGGGATGATGCACGTGACTCTGCAAGCAAGCGGCACCGCAGTGAAAGCCGAAGTGAGAGCCCTCCGCGGAAATCATCAAACAGAGACAGGGATAGAGAAAATGGTTCAGAAAAGGAGCAAGAAAGGAACAGGGATAGAGATAGGGATAGAGGTAGAGGTCAAGAACTGGAAAGTGAAAGGGGGAGAGAAAGGGAGCGAGACTATCGTGAAAAGAGTGGAAGCAGGGAAAGGGATGATCATGACAGGGATAGAGCCAGAGAGAGGGATAGGAGAAGGCGAATAAATTGA
- the LOC105793023 gene encoding protein RRC1 isoform X3 — protein MEELKHEQEMRERRNQDREHWRDGRHSDNSAPSSRFDELPDDFDPSGKLPGSFDDGDPQTTNLYVGNLSPKVDENFLLRTFGRFGPIASVKIMWPRTEEERRRQRNCGFVAFMNRADGQAAKDEMQGVVVYEYELKIGWGKSVALPSQALPAPPPGHMAIRSKEGSSIILSGPSGPPVTSVPNQNSELVLTPNVPDIMVPPPDDDHLRHVIDTMALYVLDGGCAFEQAIMERGRGNPLFSFLFELGSKEHTYYVWRLYSFAQGDTLQRWRTEPFIMITGSGRWVPPPLPTTRSPEHEKDYTATYAAGRSRWLEPERTLNDPQRDEFEDMLRALTLERSQIKEAMGFALDNADAAGEIVEVLTESLTLKETPIPTKVARLMLVSDILHNSSAPVKNASAYRTKFEATLPDIMESFNDLYRSVTGRITAEALKERVLKVLQVWSDWFLFSDAYVNGLRATFLRSGNSGVAHFHSICGNAPAIKNKISSEDAVNGIKANQDAALAMGKGAAMKELMDLPFAELERRCRHNGLSLVGGREIMVARLLSLEDAEKQRNYELDDELKLRSSSSRYLSGQRGANAEPESVGLSEWTCFGEDEIHSEHKVSVPLAETFPVPQPELKAFTKKDKTDPVLPASKWAREDDDSDDEEKRSTRLSSGSENAVDGPSKADELEFGTHMNTSAPSESAINEAQRKKLRRLEVALIEYRESLEERGTKNAEDIERRVAVHRKRLESEYGLTDSGEDTSGRKRRDRRDDARDSASKRHRSESRSESPPRKSSNRDRDRENGSEKEQERNRDRDRDRGRGQELESERGRERERDYREKSGSRERDDHDRDRARERDRRRRIN, from the exons ATGGAGGAGCTGAAGCATGAACAAGAAATGAGGGAGAGAAGAAATCAGGATCGTGAACATTGGCGTGATGGGCGTCATAGTGACAATTCAGCT CCATCCAGTCGCTTTGATGAACTCCCTGATGATTTTGATCCTAGTGGAAAACTGCCTGGATCGTTTGATGATGGTGATCCTCAAACAACAAATCTTTATGTTGGAAATCTCTCACCAAAG gttgatgaaaattttcttcttcgGACTTTTGGAAGATTTGGGCCTATTGCTAGTGTGAAGATTATGTGGCCTAGGACAGAGGAAGAGCGGCGACGGCAAAGAAATTGTGGCTTTGTAGCTTTCATGAATAGAGCTGATGGACAAGCTGCAAAAGATGAAATGCAAG GAGTTGTTGTATATGAATATGAGTTGAAAATCGGGTGGGGTAAATCTGTTGCTCTTCCATCACAAGCATTACCTGCTCCCCCACCTGGACACATGGCCATCAGGAGTAAGGAG GGTAGTTCTATAATCTTATCCGGTCCTTCAGGCCCACCAGTGACATCTGTTCCAAATCAGAACTCTGAATTG GTTCTTACACCAAATGTTCCAGATATAATGGTTCCACCCCCTGATGATGACCATCTTCGCCATGTCATTGATACAATGGCTCTTTATGTTCTTGATGGAGGATGTGCTTTTGAACAAGCTATTATGGAGAGGGGTCGTGGCAATCCTCTATTCAGCTTTTTGTTTGAGCTTGGCTCAAAGGAACATACTTACTATGTCTGGAGATTATATTCTTTCGCTCAG GGTGATACACTTCAAAGGTGGCGGACGGAACCTTTTATCATGATAACTGGTAGTGGAAG ATGGGTACCACCTCCTCTGCCAACTACAAGAAGTCCAGAGCATGAAAAGGACTACACTGCCACATATGCTGCAGGAAGAAGCAGG TGGCTGGAGCCAGAACGAACACTTAATGATCCTCAAAGGGATGAATTTGAGGATATGCTACGAGCCTTGACTTTAGAGAGGAGTCAGATTAAGGAAGCTATGGGATTTGCTTTGGATAATGCTGATGCTGCTGGGGAG ATAGTTGAAGTTTTGACCGAGTCCTTGACACTTAAAGAGACACCAATTCCGACTAAAGTTGCAAGGCTTATGCTCGTCTCTGACATCCTTCATAACAGCAGTGCTCCTGTTAAAAATGCATCTGCATACCGTACCAAATTTGAAGCAACGTTGCCTGATATAATGGAGAGCTTTAATGATTTGTACCGCAGTGTGACGGGAAGGATCACAGCCGAGGCCCTTAAG GAAAGGGTTCTGAAAGTGTTGCAAGTATGGTCAGACTGGTTTCTTTTTTCAGATGCATATGTGAATGGACTGCGAGCTACTTTTCTTCGATCAGGAAACTCTGGTGTGGCCCATTTTCATTCTATATGTGGTAATGCTCCagcaattaaaaataagattagTTCAGAAGATGCAGTTAATGGGATTAAGGCCAACCAAGATGCTGCTTTGGCAATGGGCAAAGGTGCAGCTATGAAGGAGCTAATGGATCTCCCATTTGCTGAGCTGGAGAGACGTTGTAGACATAATGGATTGTCTCTTGTTGGTGGTAGAGAAATAATGGTTGCTCGACTATTAAGTTTGGAAGATGCAGAAAAGCAGAGGAATTATGAACTAGATGATGAGCTGAAGCTTCGATCTAGTTCTAGTAGGTATCTTAGTGGTCAGAGAGGTGCAAATGCTGAGCCAGAGTCTGTGGGATTGTCTGAATGGACCTGTTTTGGAGAGGATGAGATCCATTCAGAACACAAAGTTTCTGTACCTTTGGCTGAAACCTTTCCAGTCCCACAGCCTGAACTAAAAGCATTCACGAAGAAAGATAAAACGGATCCTGTTTTGCCAGCCTCTAAATGGGCTAGAGAGGATGATGACAGTGATGATGAAGAAAAGAGAAGCACTCGGTTGTCTTCTGGAAGTGAGAATGCTGTTGATGGCCCTAGTAAGGCTGATGAATTGGAGTTTGGAACTCATATGAACACTTCAGCTCCATCTGAAAGTGCAATCAATGAAGCGCAGAG GAAGAAGTTGAGACGTTTGGAGGTTGCTTTGATAGAATATCGAGAATCCCTTGAGGAGCGGGGAACTAAAAATGCCGAGGATATTGAGAGAAGGGTTGCTGTTCACCGAAAACGGCTAGAATCTGAATATGGTTTAACAGATTCTGGTGAAGATACTTCAGGAAGAA AGAGGAGAGATAGGCGGGATGATGCACGTGACTCTGCAAGCAAGCGGCACCGCAGTGAAAGCCGAAGTGAGAGCCCTCCGCGGAAATCATCAAACAGAGACAGGGATAGAGAAAATGGTTCAGAAAAGGAGCAAGAAAGGAACAGGGATAGAGATAGGGATAGAGGTAGAGGTCAAGAACTGGAAAGTGAAAGGGGGAGAGAAAGGGAGCGAGACTATCGTGAAAAGAGTGGAAGCAGGGAAAGGGATGATCATGACAGGGATAGAGCCAGAGAGAGGGATAGGAGAAGGCGAATAAATTGA